The segment GCATCGGGCAGGAGTCTCCACTGCTTAAGTGTCAGCTTCTTTCTCAGAAGAGTCTAATCATTGCGCTCAAAGGCCTTGGGGTTACCACCTCCTCTCTTCCTATAGTTCTTCTCAGACTGCAATAAATCACATTCTTTAGAGGGGAAGGACAGCAATTTAAACATCCTTGCTAATGTCCAAATCCAGTGCCATATATATCTTTAGTCCCATAATTGAGaaaatttcctctctctctctccaaaacagtctgaaattcaggaaaatatgagCATAATCacttatttcaaattttaaaacaatgaaactgTTAGACAGGAAACTTTAAGAAGTTCCAACAtgttcatctttctttttctttcttttcctctccactTTCTCCACTCTCAGGCATACGAGAGGTCCCAGAAACACTCAACACTTCAGTATGACCCAGGTCTCTCCCAGGGCTTCACCAGTGACACCTTAAAACCAAAGCACCAGCAAAAAAGCagcagccagagccacatggacTGGTCCTCCAACTCTGACAGTGGACCAGCTACTCAGAATTGCTTCATCAGTCCAGAGTCTGGCAGAGACACTGCAAGCACCAGCAAGATCCCAGCTCTTGAACCCGTGACTTCCTTTGCAAAGGCCCAGAGTAAAAAAGGCAGTACAGGGGGTTCCTGGAGTCAGTtgtccagcagcagcagcaaagacCTGCTCTTGGGAAATGTGGTACCATCCCCTAGTAGCCACAGCTCCCCAGCGACCCCTAGCAACTCAGCTGAGGGCAATGGACTCCAGCCATTGGGAGATCAAGATGGAGGAAGTACAAAGGAACTCCCAGAACCACCCACTATCAGTAGCAAGAAGAAGTCAAGTAAAAAAGATACGATAAGCCAAACCATACCAAACTCAGATCTGGATTGGGTCAAGAGTGCCCAGAAAGCATTTGAAACcacagaagggaaaagagaaaccTACTCTGCAGACAATGCTCAAGAGGTATCGCCAACCCAGCAGAGCATCAGTTCCATCAGTAATCCGGAAAATGATTCCAGTCATGTCCGGATTACTATCCCCATAAAGACACCTTCTCTGGATCCAACCAACCATAAGAGGAAAAAGAGGCAGTCTATTAAGGCTGTGGTGGAAAAAATCATCCCGGAGAAAGCACTGACTTCAGGGATTACTATGAGCAGTGAAGTTGTTAATAGGATACTTTCCAACTCAGAGGGAAGTAAGAAAGACCCTCGAGTCCCAAAGTTGGGAAAGATGATAGAGAATGAGTCCCCCTCAGCTGGCCTTGAAACAGGTGGGAACGCTGAGAAAATTGTCCCTGGAGGTGTGTCCAAGCAGAGGAAACCACCCATGGTCATGACGTCACCTACACGCACAGAGCACGCTCCATCAGGAAAGCTGCCTGAGATCCAGCACCCCAAGTTTGCTGCAAAAAGGAGGTGTAGCAAGGCAAAACCTCCAGCTATGCTTCGAGAGGCAGTCTTAGCTACCGCTGAGAAACTGATGGTGGAGCCACCGTCTGCTTACCCCATTACCCCATCCAGCCCTCTATACACCAACACGGACAGTCTTACTGTGATCACACCAGTCAAAAAGAAGCGGGGACGACCAAAGAAGCAACCTCTACTCACCGTGGAGACGATTCACGAAGGTACTTCCACTAGCCCCGTCAGTCCAATAAGCAGAGAGTTTCCTGGcaccaagaaaagaaagaggcgGCGCAATCTGGCTAAGCTGGCCCAGTTAGTGCCCGGAGAAGACAAACCCATGAGTGAGATGAAGTTTCACAAAAAGGTTGGAAAGCTTGGTGTGTTGGATAAGAAGACCATCAAAACGATCAATAAGATGAAGACGCTCAAgagaaaaaatatcttaaatcAGATCTTGACCTGTTCCAGCAGCGTGGCCGTAAAGGCCAAAGCTCCCCCAGAGACCAATCCTGGAGCAGCATCTATTGAAAGTAAACTGGGAAAGCAGATTAATGTCAGCAAGAGAGGAACCATTTACATAGGCAAGAAGAGGGGCAGGAAGCCCAGAACGGAGCCGCCACCCACATCCGAGGAACCCAAAACAGCCATCAAGCACCCCAGGCCTGTCTCCAGCCAGCCAGATGTTCCAGCTGTGCCTTCCAGCTTCCAGTGCCCTGTGGCTTCTTCACCAGCAGCTATGCACCCACTTTCAACACAGTTAGGTGGGTCCAATGGCAACCTGAGCCCCGCCAGCACTGAAACCAATTTTTCAGAATTGAAAACTATGCCGAACCTCCAGCCCATCAGTGCTCTTCCAACCAAAACCCAGAAGGGAATCCACAGTGGGACCTGGAAGCTGTCCCCACCCCGGCTGATGGCCAACTCCCCTTCACACCTTTGTGAGATTGGCTCACTGAAGGAGATAACATTGTCCCCAGTGAGTGAGTCCCACAGTGAGGAGACCATCCCGAGCGACAGTGGCATTGGGACAGACAACAACAGCACCTCCGACCAAGCAGAGAAGAGTTCTGAATCCCGGCGGAGGTACTCTTTCGACTTCTGTTCCCTGGACAACCCAGAGGCCATTCCATCCGACACCAGCACAAAGAACCGGCACGGCCACCGGCAGAAGCATCTCATTGTGGACACTTTTCTGGCCCACGAAAGCCTCAAGAAGCCAAAGCACAAGAGGAAACGGAAGAGCCTGCAAAACCGCGATGATCTCCAGTTCCTGGCTGAGCTGGAAGAGCTCATCACCAAGTTTCAAGTGTTCAGGATCTCCCACCGGGGCTACACTTTTTACCATGAGAATCCATATCCCAGCATCTTTAGGATTAACTTTGATCACTATTACCCGGTGCCATATATCCAGTATGACCCATTGCTCTATCTTTGTAGGACTTCAGACTTGAAGTCAAAGAAGAAGCGTGGTAGGCCTGCAAAAACCAATGACACCATGACAAAGGTGCCTTTTTTACAGGGGTTCAGCTACCCTATTCCCAGTGGAAGTTACTATGCACCCTATGGAATGCCTTACACATCAATGCCTATGATGAACCTCGGTTACTATGGTCAGTATCCAGCTCCTCTGTACCTATCACACACACTTGGAGCCGCGTCCCCATTCATGAGGCCGACAGTGCCACCACCCCAGTTCCATACAAGTTCCCATGTAAAGATGTCTGGGGCAACGAAACATAAAGCCAAGCATGGAGTCCACTTGCAGGGAACCGTAGGCATGGGCCTTGGTGACATACAGCCATCCCTGAACCCTCCCAAGGTGGGTGGGGCCACTCTGTCCAGCAGTAGGCTCcacaagaggaaacacaaacataagCGTAAGCACAAGGAAGACCGAATCCTAGGGACCCACGACAACCTGAGTGGTCTCTTTGCAGGCAAAGCCACAGGCTTCTCCAGCCACCTCCTGAGCGAGCGGCTCAGCAGTTCTGACAAAGAGCTCCCATTAGTGAGCGAAAAGAGCAAACACAAGGAGAGACAGAAGCACCAGCACAGTGAGGCCAGCCACAAGGTTTCCAAGAACAACTTTGAAGTGGACACCCTGTCTACGCTGTCTCTTTCTGATGCCCAGCACTGGACACAGGCCAAGGACAAAGGTGACTTGAGCAGTGAGCCTGTAGAGTCCTGTGCTAAAAGGTACTCTGGCAGTGGTGGAGACAGCACAAGATCGGAGGGTCTGGATGTGTTCAGTGAAATGAATCCTTCCAGCGACAAGTGGGACGGTGACATGGGTGGGAGTAAGAGGAGGAGCTTTGACGGCTTTGGAACGTACAGGGAGAAGGACATCCAAGCCTTCAAGATGAATCGCAAGGAGAGGGGTTCTTATGAGTCCTCCATGTCTCCAGGTAAGACCACGTTTTTCTCTAGACTTGCACTTGCCAGTTGTTTAAGTTGTGGACTTTGCAGTCTGAAGGCCAATCATGCTGGGTACATGTTTTACCACAGGTGGGGGGAGCAAAATACAAATAGGCCTACTTGCATATTTGgatttgctttgtattttatataCTGTTTACATGGTTTGCCTGTCTTTCTGTTCTACCAAAGCCAAAGCCTAAGACAGCCTCAGCAACTCTCTAAATGACAGACATATGTGCTACAACTGTACTTTTTGATGAAGACACTCTTCTTATGTTAGTGGGTCCTGATGATTTGGTATAGTTTGCTAGTTGAAGGCTCTAAAAGTGAATAGAATACCAACATCTGAAGAATGCCAAGGCTAAATGAGAATGACATTGACTGTGTGTGACATCCTGTCAATAGGAATCACCAATCTTAGATGAGAAATGGAAGCTAATGATCAAAGAATCCTCAAGTCTAACCAGTCAGAAAGCCACAGCCCTAAACCATGTTATCTGTTCTTTACCATGATCATTGGACAAGCTGGCACAGTCAGGACCATAAATGGAGCCCTTGACTGCATTCACAACATTGCATGCACTAAGGGAAGTAGCTTGGAGGAAGGTATTTTGCATCTCCTTTACAACAGAACCATGTCCCTGTGATTTTTAGAACACCCACTAAATTGGGATCTTCACTCACTGATGTCTAAATGAATATGTTCGTTGCTTCCAGAAAGATCTTCCTTCCTGTCAGTTACTGGCAGAATTTCTTTGAGGCTTCCCTGTCCTCACAAATCTTTCCCTGTCATTCAGTCTTATAATTTGTCAGACATATCCCTGTGTTCCTGTCCTTATAGTACATAAATGCTGAGACTCTGAAGAGTGCATAATTCCTTGGAAATTCCTTTAATGGGAATTGAAGAAGCTAAAAGAGTATCTTGCATGTCTATTGTCCCCAAATGGTGTAAAACACTCTGGCTAAAGCCTGGTTTTAAGGGTCTCTTTGCACACTGTAAGGATGTGGATATAATATTTTATCTCTGTTTATCTTTAGGGTAAAGATAAACACTtgctctctgtcttcctggaGAATCTACAAATAGTGACTGTGAAAACAGTCAACTCAAATGCCAATGAACTTCAGTTAGAAACTACTAAAGATTGTGTCATGTTGCTAGTAATTTATGAGTTGTCATGGTGGTTCATTGTCTTCTtaatgaaagaaattagattGTAGTCATGTCTCCTCGATATGGAGACAGTGGTGAATGTCACAATTTGTCCGTCTATTCTGCCTGGCCAGAGTAGCTGGAGTTTTGCCATTTCCCACTCAAAAGACTTCTCTGAAGTTACCTGGTTTCTTGGAGAGCCTAGTTGAACCCTGCCTGTCATGGCCATTGCATTAAATATGGACATGAGAAATGCTGGTCTTTTAAAAGCATGATAGCATTGATCAACTCAAGCTGAACTAGTCAGACAAAGAGTTTTGGTGActttttgtttgatgtttttaAGCATCATTtagctaaaaaaaataataataaaagtagagTTGTGCTCAGGAGTTATAAGAATCTAAGGTTCATAGACATGGGGGGAAAATCCCAGAAGCAAAAATCAGCTGCCTTGGCATGTCTCATTCAGATTTTTCTGTGGCCAGACATTTTTGTTGGGTACTCAATGAATTGTGATGGTTTCCCATTGGTGGTTTATCTCTAGATACTGTGAGTGCTCCTGGGGGAGTCCTCACTATGGCAATACATTCACATGGTTGCTACTTGTTTATTCAAAACCCTCCATCTATTGTCTATATTCCCATGTGATATTCAGCTTACcatatgagagagaaagaaatagccATCCTGCCAACATTCTGAAAGTGAGCAGAGCTTCAGCAAAAGAACATGGTGTTAGGCTCAGTTCCTTCATGAAACATCTATTGGCATTCCTCTTTTTGGGGTATTATATATTTTAGGTATTATTTGGGTAAATATTCATCATTCAGAGAAGAGGACCAGGAACATGGGTAGTGTGTTTGAGTGGCTAAAGTTATATTTCATCTATTCCTTCCTAATATGTTTTCTGCAAACCTAACCTATAGATGCACATTGAGTGTTGTTTATCCAAAATACTTGAAGGCCAGAACtattttaaatttcagatttctttattttcaaatatttgcatttatataatGAGACATCTTGGGGATAAGAGCAGGGTctaaacacaaaattcatttatatttcatatgtagcacacatacacacacagcctgatCATCATTTTATATGATCTCTTAAATATGTTTTTGgtggaaaataaaatttatagtatGAGAATTTTCTAATTAtgtcattgatgtctaaaatgttttagtttttagagtattttagattctggattttCAGATGTTTGTCTGGTATTATTGTTTTTCAATGACAAATCCAAACAAAAGACTCAAAGAGAGCCAATGATTTCCGTGTTCACACAGCTGTCTGGTTTGAAGCTGAGAAAGCTTAGCCTTTGTCTCCTGCACCCAGTGCAGCTACAACTCACACACTGATCAAGGGCAAGTCCAGAACACGGGTCCTGTTTCCCGAGTGTCCACATGAATAATGTGCCTGTCCTTCTGACTCCATCTTCCAATGACATACACACCCTTTGTCACTCACAAATGATCTTGTGACATTTGCagaagaaagcaattaaagaaagtatgtattcttttacttAGTCCCCGACTTGAGAAGAAGGGACCTTCACTGCCCCTTTCTAAACATAAGGTGAAAATAACTCTCAGTAATGTGAGCATCTCTCCTTTCTGACTTCCCACTCTCTGACAGTTCTTGCCACTACTCTGTGTCAGTATTTTATCTGGCCATCCCACCCCCAACTCATTAATGGATCATAATCATAGATGGCTTTTGTGTCTAGGTAAATTAACCTCATGTTTCTGCTCCTCTTGTTGAATAGCCCCGCCCTTTTGCCCTTTGACCTATCATTGCCCGGGTTCTGCATGTCTTCACTAATTCTGCAGCCCAAAACATTAGGCAAAAATATCTTTGGATCTATTTAGAACCCAGTGTCCGAGTCTGTCAGAAATTTCCTGGAGGGCATCttccttaaaataaatttttcaaaaagCATGAAGTCTTTGAATAGATAAGAAGTGGGTTAAGTGAGGGCAAGATTGCTGAAGCTATTGGAAGCTTCCAGAAACTGCATCCAACTGGTGGTTCTGGTTGAGGTGGACAACACTAACactcatgatgggaagcatgcaGCTGGGTTTTCCATGGTTTCTCTTCCTGTACTCTTTGCTGTGCCATGCTGGATTCGCGTCTTCCACCTCTGAACGTACCGTTTCACATAAGCTAGCTTTCTATAAAATACATACATCTGTTATAGGGATGTCATTCTATAACCTACTGAGGACCAGATTTAGGAGCTCAGTGGAGAGAGGGTCTTGCACCCTCCCTGAGATCAGAGTTGATGAAAGACACCATATAAATGTAAGTCATTACCATTATGGAGAAAGGAATTAGAGACCCCATTTAGCAAAGGCAGCAATTGCACACTCCATTTCATCCTTCCTGCCTGGCAAATTCTTCATCCCCCACACCCTGGCCCTGCCAATGATTGTGTTGCCTCATCAGCTTCCTTACAATCATGCACAGGCTTCTTCCTAGTTCTCCTTTCatcccttccctgtctcctctctcagGAGGCAGTGGCTTTTTGGACTTATTTTCTGGACGCATACCATCTGCTAAAAATCACCATTTTCTAAAATGCTTGTTTTGTGCCAAAAGTGTATAAATAATGGAAAGGGATAGCCTCCGATTCATACTTAGCAGCATTATTTGAGGCTCCCTGTCACCAGACATCAGTATCCCCCCACACATGCCCAGACTTCCAAAAGAGCAAACCTGTCCAGATTTGACAGTGCATAGTCAGAATGATGCCACGCGCCTCCAAAGCCAAACCCCATAGGTGCTGGGGGGATATCTCCTGTGTGGCTGATGATCTTCTTCTTCAGATTTCCTGAAAGAAAGCTTTGCATATTTTGACCTAAAACTCTGTCACGTATGGCATATCACAAATGAACCTGTGGTCCAGGCTCTTCTCAAATAATGGAAAACCAGTAACAGGAGTCTATTTGCATATGGTAACTCTTAGTTCAGCACCATTTTTAGACAAGGAAGCCAGCCCTCATGCCCAGATGTCAAACACCTGCCTTGTGATGAATGGGGGTTGAGAATTAATCCTGAATTCACCTCTCAGATATCAGAACCCAGCTGTGTAGGTGACCAGATCCACTGGAGCCTGGCCCACCCCACCTCTGGTGGCTACTGTCTTACCCTTTGCCAGCTCCTCTTATCAGCACTGCAGGACATTTGGGGAGACAGAACCTGCTGTCACTCATCAACATGACATGGACACCTGATCAATTTCAGGGACATTCTGAAGTTTCTGAATGTTTGTTTCCCAAGTTTAAGAAGGTTcctgcaggatggaatgtttcatcttcttttagaacagtggttctcaacctgcctagtgatgtgaccctttaatacagttcctcagagTGGTGGTGACCATTAAATTATTCttgttcctacttcataactgtaattttgtactgttatgaattgtaatgtaagagtctgttttctgatggtcttaggtgattcTTGTGAAAGGATCCTTCAAACTCAAAGGTATTGCAACCTACCAGTTGAAAACTACTGCTTTAGAACATGCTGTGTCTTATCCTTAAGCTATCTTATcttatctgtgtctgtatcttgCCTCCAAGATGGAAGAATTAAGTAGAAATTACTATATAGTAGTCTTGAAGGCATAAATTAGATATTTTGGGAAAGGAGATGGTGAGGATGTTCAGGAAAGTGGGTAAGAAGCATAGCATTGAAAGGGAGCCATCTATATGATTTGGCAAGATAGCATTGGGAAATTATCATTAGTTGTTCCATTGAGGTTTAGATCTGGATTTCTGGAATCATGGGAAATAAAGTAACAAAGGATTGTGTGATCATCTGTTAAGGACTCTTCCCCCACATTTAGAGGGTCATATTTAATTAAGTAGCTATAGTGGGAAACTACTTTTTTAATCATGTAAAAGTTATTgtatttcttatctttctttaTCCCTCTTCCAGACCTGTCCTGGCTAAATTTGCACAGTTCGTGTACTGCCCCCACTGATTAGTTGGTATTCCCTTATGTGTTTGGATGGCATCCGCCACGTCACCCTCAATCACACATGACAAATATAACAAAGACCTCATTATGCAAATTGGTGTTCAAACAAACACATCATCAAAGAACATTGTTGActcatttttcccttttctaaatattttattctattattttatgtatataagtattttGCCAGCATATATGTTTGTATTCTACCTGTATGTTTTCTGTCCAAGGAAGCTAGAAGGGGGCTTTGGGTCccttgagactggagttacagatggctgcaAACTATCTTGTGGGTGTTGAAAACAGAACCTagttcctctggaaaagcaacaaagACCCTTAACATCTGAACCAAATCTTCAGgtcctcattttatttttctagctaAAGTTAAGGAACATTCTAATATTTTGGTTCCAGACAATTAAGACTCATGACACTTGAACCAAACTAGAGAAAGTAGATTCTCTGGTGAGGCAAAGAAGCCACCATTAAGTCAGAGATTGCCAGTACATCGAAGACCTTGAAATTAACCAAAGAAGAGAACCATGCTGGATAAAGAAACAGATGGAAGAAATGACACATTGAACAGAGACATGGGATAATAGAAATCAGAGAAGATGAAAGAACTAATACAATACTGCTAGAGGGAAGCTGAGGGTTCCAAGAAGACAGTGTCTAAAAAACTGGTGTGTAGAGCTGGAAGCTGAGAGCCCATAGATGATGGGGCTTAGGTGAGGGTTTGCATGAACATACTAATGGCCTGAAAGCAAGAGAAACGTGTGTAATTATTTATTAGGTGCTTATATGTTTGTGGCTTGGTAGGTAGGCTATGTATTACATCCAGATGGCAAAGTTAATGAGTGAGTAGTTACATCACGGGTTTCACCCAGCATGGGTAACTTGGAAATCAAACACAAAGTCCTCCTCACTCTTATTTCACTCCCTGTGTAGGCAATGGAACTGTAAGGCtctagaacagaaaaagaaacagagagtaGCACAAGCAGATTTTGAACATGATAATGACTATCAGAAAACTTCTGAAACTTGTTATTTTTGCTGCCATAGAAACCAGCTATGACAGTATGGTACATGGAGGACACTCCCAGTTTCCATAGGTTCTGATAAATGTATCTTTCACTTAACATTTTATGTGCTCAAAGCCTTAGCTCAGTCCTCCAGAACTGTCTGCTACTGTGTAAAGTATACTCACACATTTAAAATCACTTCAAAACTGTTTTGGTTGCATATTCCTgaaatcccaatacttgggaggtagagataaGAAGATAGGTAGTTTACACTCATCTTTGACCACACAGTGAATTTGAgactatcctgggctacatgtctttgtttcaaaaactattgaaaaataaaaataattgtatacTCTTCATTCATTCAATACATAGTATAGTGACAAGAACAATTAGGGAAAacggaagaaaataaaaagcaatggTGAGAAGTGACcatttatacatataaacatgcatacatacacacatgcatacatacacgtgatatatattatataacacagGCCAAGTAACTACTGACTCATTGGACAGCAATGAAAGCTATGGAACTCCAGAATCCAAAATAACAATACATTCAGTGAAAGATAACACCCTGAATCTAGGATAGCAGTGCACTGTAGAAGAATGTCACAACAGCATCAGCTGGGTGGACAGCACAGTTAAGGATTCAGGTTAGGATACAGGAAGAAACCCAGTTAGATTAACATTTGTAGTGAAATGAGGATAGATTTTCAAGTGACATAGTTTCATAAGTAGAATATGCAACT is part of the Apodemus sylvaticus chromosome 13, mApoSyl1.1, whole genome shotgun sequence genome and harbors:
- the Setbp1 gene encoding SET-binding protein, whose product is MESRELLSSSRQRGSESEFLQGSSSRSPAAPGCSGEPLKGISVGGERMEPEEEDELGSGRDVDCNSNADSEKWVAGDGLEEQEFSIKEANFTEGSLKLKIQTTKRAKKPPKNLENYICPPEIKITIKQSTGDQKASRTGDQKASRTGKNNKATKEEERNHSKKKLLTASDPAASDLKGFQTQAYERSQKHSTLQYDPGLSQGFTSDTLKPKHQQKSSSQSHMDWSSNSDSGPATQNCFISPESGRDTASTSKIPALEPVTSFAKAQSKKGSTGGSWSQLSSSSSKDLLLGNVVPSPSSHSSPATPSNSAEGNGLQPLGDQDGGSTKELPEPPTISSKKKSSKKDTISQTIPNSDLDWVKSAQKAFETTEGKRETYSADNAQEVSPTQQSISSISNPENDSSHVRITIPIKTPSLDPTNHKRKKRQSIKAVVEKIIPEKALTSGITMSSEVVNRILSNSEGSKKDPRVPKLGKMIENESPSAGLETGGNAEKIVPGGVSKQRKPPMVMTSPTRTEHAPSGKLPEIQHPKFAAKRRCSKAKPPAMLREAVLATAEKLMVEPPSAYPITPSSPLYTNTDSLTVITPVKKKRGRPKKQPLLTVETIHEGTSTSPVSPISREFPGTKKRKRRRNLAKLAQLVPGEDKPMSEMKFHKKVGKLGVLDKKTIKTINKMKTLKRKNILNQILTCSSSVAVKAKAPPETNPGAASIESKLGKQINVSKRGTIYIGKKRGRKPRTEPPPTSEEPKTAIKHPRPVSSQPDVPAVPSSFQCPVASSPAAMHPLSTQLGGSNGNLSPASTETNFSELKTMPNLQPISALPTKTQKGIHSGTWKLSPPRLMANSPSHLCEIGSLKEITLSPVSESHSEETIPSDSGIGTDNNSTSDQAEKSSESRRRYSFDFCSLDNPEAIPSDTSTKNRHGHRQKHLIVDTFLAHESLKKPKHKRKRKSLQNRDDLQFLAELEELITKFQVFRISHRGYTFYHENPYPSIFRINFDHYYPVPYIQYDPLLYLCRTSDLKSKKKRGRPAKTNDTMTKVPFLQGFSYPIPSGSYYAPYGMPYTSMPMMNLGYYGQYPAPLYLSHTLGAASPFMRPTVPPPQFHTSSHVKMSGATKHKAKHGVHLQGTVGMGLGDIQPSLNPPKVGGATLSSSRLHKRKHKHKRKHKEDRILGTHDNLSGLFAGKATGFSSHLLSERLSSSDKELPLVSEKSKHKERQKHQHSEASHKVSKNNFEVDTLSTLSLSDAQHWTQAKDKGDLSSEPVESCAKRYSGSGGDSTRSEGLDVFSEMNPSSDKWDGDMGGSKRRSFDGFGTYREKDIQAFKMNRKERGSYESSMSPGMPSPHLKVDQSAAHSKSEGSVSTMMARKKPTAVESVAIPSAPVLSLLAASAATSDAASSSLKKRFKRREIEAIQCEVRKMCHYTKLLSTKKNLDHVNKILKAKRLQRQSKTGNNFVKKRRGRPRKQPSQFDEDSRDQMPVLEKCIDLPSKRGQKPSLSPLALEPASGQDAVMATIEAVIHMAREAPPLPPPPPPPLPPPPPPPPPPPPLPKTARGGKRKHRPQPPAQPPQPPQQPLPQEEEVKAKRPRKSRASESDALP